In the genome of Gemmatimonas sp. UBA7669, the window CTCTGGCATGCCGACCCACCCGAGAGCGACCCGCTGCGTTCGCACATGTATCTGCTCAGGCAGGTACTCGACAAACCGTTTGCCACGCCCATGCTGGAAACGGTGCACGACGTGGGATTTCGACTGCGAGCAGACCAGTGACGCTCCAGATGCGCCTCGTGCGGGCCTTCGGCATGTTCACCCTGCTTGGCACGGTCGTGTACAGTGCCATCACGGTCGTCCTGCTCTACAGCGTGGAGGACCAGGTCTTCGAGAAGCAGGTGCAGGAGGAAGCGGCGTGGCTTGAGGCCAATCGTCGTGCAGAGGGTCACTGGCCCGAGCCGCGCCTTCCGCACATGCAGCTCGCGACCTCGACATCGGCGCTGCCGCCCGACCTCGCCGCACCGCTGCGCGCCGAGCCGCGGCGGCATGAGTTCCGCGGCACGGATGGGCGTCACTATCACGTGCGCGCCGTCTCGCAGAACGCCGCGGGTCAACCGAATGCGTGGCTGGTGGCCGAGGTCAGCCGTCAGTTGGGCGTCAGGCCGCTACGGCGTGAACTGCTGATCAAGTGGCTGTTTGTGGTATCAGCGATTCTGCTCGGGGCCACATGGCTCGCACGGGCCGTGGCCCGTCGCATCACCACGCCGCTGCAGCAACTCGCCGAGGCCGTGGAATCCTCAGACGCGGTCGGCACCACGGTGCTGCGTGTGCCGCTCCCTGAGCATGCCGATCGCGAGGTGCGGGTGGTCACCTCGGCACTCGAAGCGTGGAGTGCACGTGTCGTGCAGCATGTGGCACGCGAACGGGCGTTCACCCGCGATGTGAGCCACGAGCTCCGTACGCCGTTGAGTGTGCTGCGCAGCAGCGTGGAGCGCGCACGCACTGAACCTGGCGTGCCATTCGAAACACAGGCCGCGCTGGTTGTGGCAGCCCGTGCCACACAGGATTTGCAGCGCACCATCGACACCCTGCTCATGCTGGCCCGCGAGCAGGACACGCCGCGCCGCAACGATTCGGCCGTTCGTTCCGTGCTTGAGTCCGTCCTCATCGATCGGATCGAGGATTTCGAGACTCGTGGGCTCACGATCGACATCGATGTCCCCCGCAGCCTGCGCCTGCCCGTCTCGGATGACGTGCTGCAACTCATGTTGGCCAGTCTGTTCGACAATGTGCGCGATCACGCGGCGCCAGGTGTGGTCACGGTGCGCGGCGCAGCAGGAGGGGTGGAGCTGCACAACCACCGTCGCAGCGCATCTGGCAAGGGCCATGGATTTGGCCTGCCGCTGGTGGCGCGGCTTGCCGAAGCCACGGGGCTCGCCATGAACGTGATCAGCGACGACAACAGCTTTGCCGTGCGTATCCGGCCTGCCCAGGCAGCCGCGCTCGACTGAAGAAACGCGGGCGGAGCACCGGCCTCGCGTCAGGACCTTGTCTTGCCTTGCGGATGCACCGTCTCCCCGCGCTCGAGCATGGCCACAAACTCCGCAATGCGTTTCGCGCGTCCGGCAGCCGTCTTGAGCTGCAGCACACGAAACGTGAGCGCAAAGCGATTCTGCGCCGACAGCGTGGCGTACATCGCGCGGGCCTTCTTCGAGGCCATGATGGCGGTCAGCAGGTCGTCTGGCGCCTCCATCGTGGTGGCATAAGCCGCATCCCAACGCCCATCGGCCTGCGCCGCACGCACGTGCACCAGTCCATGCTCGGTCATCCGCCCCTCGCGAACCAGTCGCTCCACATTGACCCGGTTGATACGGCTCCACACCGACTTCGGGCGACGCGGACAAAAGCGCTGCACAAAGGACTCGTCATCCCATGACTTGCGGATGGCATCGATCCATCCCCAGCACAGCGCCACATCGATGGCTTCGGTCTGCGAGATCGTGGGACGTCCACTGCCCTTCTTGAACATGCGGATCCACACCTCCTCGTCGGAGGCAT includes:
- a CDS encoding sensor histidine kinase; this encodes MTLQMRLVRAFGMFTLLGTVVYSAITVVLLYSVEDQVFEKQVQEEAAWLEANRRAEGHWPEPRLPHMQLATSTSALPPDLAAPLRAEPRRHEFRGTDGRHYHVRAVSQNAAGQPNAWLVAEVSRQLGVRPLRRELLIKWLFVVSAILLGATWLARAVARRITTPLQQLAEAVESSDAVGTTVLRVPLPEHADREVRVVTSALEAWSARVVQHVARERAFTRDVSHELRTPLSVLRSSVERARTEPGVPFETQAALVVAARATQDLQRTIDTLLMLAREQDTPRRNDSAVRSVLESVLIDRIEDFETRGLTIDIDVPRSLRLPVSDDVLQLMLASLFDNVRDHAAPGVVTVRGAAGGVELHNHRRSASGKGHGFGLPLVARLAEATGLAMNVISDDNSFAVRIRPAQAAALD
- a CDS encoding YdeI/OmpD-associated family protein, whose product is MPPVVVRPERIREFVDQAAFADWLSTHHASDEEVWIRMFKKGSGRPTISQTEAIDVALCWGWIDAIRKSWDDESFVQRFCPRRPKSVWSRINRVNVERLVREGRMTEHGLVHVRAAQADGRWDAAYATTMEAPDDLLTAIMASKKARAMYATLSAQNRFALTFRVLQLKTAAGRAKRIAEFVAMLERGETVHPQGKTRS